Proteins found in one Quercus robur chromosome 2, dhQueRobu3.1, whole genome shotgun sequence genomic segment:
- the LOC126712278 gene encoding auxilin-like protein 1 isoform X2 codes for MEYQASSATISKKLSSGHSFSSKSIYDGVFSATSSKFGAPNISSRIQDYSEIFGEASRACSIPILDIPALNERNVSADDADADAARSSKLDYSNVFGGFEEFDYAVSYEELISEPKKKKKNSSSQKARTPAERGPPSKVEDHLDSTKVVTDLPASGDRSSHEASYQSFDSVKKYNMSYNKVNQGGKNGTNVTTHIAQLHAVPGYTHLIEESTPLQMADGNKPVTSAVNDVYLNKKVSDGITEGMHSRKVVTDLPASGAGKQKSRGGVALQNKSDRRRSNSIDMHEYHHGAHSVKVSRFSGPLPNLCDMRLIDESTPLQKTDSNKPATSAINDVYLNKNFSDKITEGIHSTKVVTDLPASGASKQKARGGVALQNDSDQRRSNSIDMLFGANEYGHGVHSLKKVSKFSGPLPNSCDTHLIDESSPLQMNDSNKAVTSAENDVHLNKNFSDRITEGIHSTKVVTDLPASGGSKQKSRGGAALQNKSDQRRSNSIDMLFGVNEHVHGAHSLKVSPFSGPLPNSCDPRLIDERSPLQMNDSNKPVTSAVNDVFLNKNFSDRITTEGIHSTKAVTDLPASGASKQRSRGGAALQNNSNRSRSNSIDMLFSAYEYGHGAHSSKVSPSSSTLPDSCDSKGASKRPMASKSGFSRTDFESAGHVSSPPCFDEEVDVNSVAAASVAALKKAIEEAQARMKIAKESMARKKEGFQSHVKLSSNDGLKAEQRREGKIADKANRSKKKDLYEKEDAPVQDSAGMRKQNMERAGHVTPDFRVREKTLGTEAAVGETCERELKPTQADHMQEAAEVWDAEEQFYEFETVVKHKETMLEFEQADKTKKECFEKPEECSQRANTFEEACKQEKIEHVGELKSVQQVFDLEENEKRLRVVQEQNKSEKKVEVSHEQEKWEETLTYFHEPMNYVETIETQELEKNENVKRQIEGQEWVQNVKKVEASHEQEIFEETLTDFQEPMNFVENIETQEFEENENMKRQTEAQEWVENVKKVKACHEQETFEEKPGDLQEPINFVKNIETQKYEENEIMKWQIEAQELLGNEKKGKLVCEEEDIEKENIETQEFEDNENMKRQIESQEYIKTEKNAKEAFEGEDIEKEPEDAHKREDTEEACKLEIGKEQKDALREEETEKCIDKIHEQSITKIRFNDFPNEEETRNSLQDTDELEGNEKLQEAGENEELFKGDTDQIEEKVERQNEIYKWIEEKRLKVAQETLNYEEINLEATDNKCKQDGSENLSKSQEASRHIENDGDVELILEVPAQEEDGSTIEVNKAFIKQEENGRQTEAVKDEKVVKEAELALHQEKSLEATDGGCEQDESENKSKDQEVSRHIENEQAVKDERVVKEAEQALHYEKNVEGCKQDERENLSKNQEASRHIENKKDVELNPEVPVHEENRSTVEVNTASFEHKENGKETEVVKEENDIEDKEILETDGFPQDAFIHSEMKQQMEDTIKTIVFYLNGVDFVKTDMSFGQKQPDQNAEEQKIVCNLGRNIEEMDPELGEIYENVKEVEFSADQEEEVNISTSSHEDRWDDDKNKLNQTEQPSLIEGERKSKETTEEIKITQITNKCEQNHQSTLTMEEKESNDTLQKEVELEKEHLKKIDEAKEREKEREREKMAVERAIREARERAFAEARERAEKAAAERAAAETRRRVMAEAREKLGKTSAEVNEKSAAEKAAMEAKLKAERAAVERATLEARERALEKALSEKAAFKARNQAEKFVGEKLSGASRDNGMRQSFSANDLQQRNSCPTSNSRYPNSSSHGGGSYSSHSTERFDGSNGESNGESVQRCRARSERHQRIVERAAKALAEKNMRDLLAQKEQAERNRLAEALDSDVKRWSNGKEGNLRALLSTLQYILGPDSSWQPIPLTDIITTNAVKKAYRKATLFVHPDKLQQRGASIQQKYTCEKVFDLLKEAWNRFNVEER; via the exons ATGGAGTACCAAGCGTCCTCTGCTACTATCTCCAAGAAACTCTCCAGCGGCCATAGCTTCAGCTCAAAATCCATATACGACGGCGTTTTCTCCGCAACTTCGTCGAAGTTCGGGGCTCCGAACATCTCGTCTCGGATTCAGGACTACAGCGAGATATTCGGCGAAGCTTCTCGAGCCTGCTCGATTCCGATTCTTGATATCCCAGCGCTGAATGAAAGAAACGTTTCGGCTGAtgatgctgatgctgatgctgctCGGAGCTCGAAACTCGATTACTCAAATGTTTTCGGTGGCTTTGAAGAGTTCGATTATGCTGTTTCGTATGAGGAACTCATCTCTgagccaaagaagaagaagaagaatagctCTTCTCAGAAAGCGCG GACTCCAGCTGAAAGAGGACCACCTTCGAAAGTGGAGGATCATTTGGATTCCACAAAAGTTGTGACAGATCTTCCTGCTAGTGGTGACAGATCTTCCCATGAGGCATCTTATCAGTCATTTGATAGTGTGAAGAAGTACAACATGTCATACAATAAAGTCAATCAAGGAGGAAAAAATGGGACAAATGTAACAACCCACATAGCTCAGCTTCATGCTGTTCCTGGTTATACACATTTAATTGAAGAAAGCACTCCTTTGCAAATGGCTGACGGAAATAAGCCAGTGACCTCTGCAGTAAATGATGTGTATCTTAACAAAAAAGTCAGCGATGGGATTACTGAGGGCATGCATTCCAGAAAAGTTGTGACAGATCTTCCTGCTAGTGGTGCTGGCAAACAGAAATCTAGAGGTGGTGTTGCACTTCAAAATAAGTCTGATCGGCGTAGGTCCAATTCAATTGATATGCATGAATATCACCATGGAGCACATTCTGTGAAAGTTTCACGATTTTCAGGCCCACTGCCTAACTTGTGTGATATGCGTTTGATTGATGAAAGCACTCCCTTGCAGAAGACTGACAGCAATAAGCCAGCAACCTCTGCCATAAATGATGTGTATCTTAACAAAAATTTCAGTGATAAGATAACTGAAGGCATTCATTCCACAAAAGTTGTGACAGATCTTCCTGCTAGTGGTGCTAGCAAACAAAAGGCCAGAGGTGGTGTTGCACTTCAAAATGACTCTGATCAGCGTAGGTCCAATTCAATTGATATGTTGTTTGGTGCAAATGAATATGGCCATGGAGTACATTCTTtgaaaaaagtttcaaaattttcaggcCCACTGCCTAACTCATGTGATACACATTTAATTGATGAAAGCAGTCCCTTGCAGATGAATGACAGCAATAAGGCAGTAACCTCTGCTGAAAATGATGTGCATCTTAACAAAAATTTCAGTGACAGGATAACTGAAGGCATTCATTCCACAAAAGTTGTGACAGATCTTCCTGCTAGTGGTGGTAGCAAACAGAAGTCCAGAGGTGGTGCTGCACTTCAAAATAAGTCTGATCAGCGCAGGTCCAATTCAATCGATATGTTGTTTGGTGTAAATGAACATGTTCATGGAGCACATTCTTTGAAAGTTTCACCATTTTCAGGCCCACTGCCTAACTCATGTGATCCACGTTTAATTGATGAAAGAAGCCCCTTGCAGATGAATGACAGCAATAAGCCAGTAACCTCTGCGGTAAATGATGTGTTTCTTAACAAAAATTTCAGTGACAGGATAACAACTGAAGGCATTCATTCCACAAAAGCTGTGACAGATCTTCCTGCTAGTGGTGCTAGCAAACAGAGGTCCAGAGGTGGTGCTGCACTTCAAAATAACTCTAATCGGAGTAGGTCCAATTCAATCGATATGTTGTTTAGTGCATATGAATATGGCCATGGAGCACATTCTTCGAAAGTCTCCCCATCTTCAAGCACACTGCCTGACTCATGTGATAGCAAGGGTGCTTCTAAGAGACCAATGGCTTCTAAGTCTGGTTTTTCCAGAACTGACTTTGAAAGTGCTGGACATGTTTCTTCACCACCATGCTTTGATGAGGAAGTAGATGTAAATTCAGTTGCTGCTGCATCTGTGGCTGCTTTGAAAAAGGCAATAGAGGAGGCTCAAGCAAGAATGAAGATTGCAAAAGAATCAATGGCAAGAAAGAAGGAAGGCTTTCAAAGTCATGTGAAACTGAGCTCTAATGATGGTCTGAAAGCTGAGCAGAGAAGGGAGGGCAAAATTGCAGACAAGGCAAACCGATCCAAAAAGAAGGATTTATATGAAAAAGAGGATGCTCCAGTGCAAGATTCTGCTGGTATGAGAAAGCAAAACATGGAGAGAGCAGGTCATGTAACTCCAGACTTCAGAGTCAGGGAAAAAACTCTTGGCACTGAAGCAGCTGTAGGAGAAACTTGTGAGAGGGAATTGAAACCAACTCAAGCAGATCATATGCAGGAAGCAGCAGAAGTTTGGGATGCAGAAGAACAGTTTTATGAATTTGAGACGGTAGTTAAACACAAAGAAACAATGTTGGAGTTTGAGCAGGCAGATAAGACAAAGAAAGAGTGCTTTGAGAAGCCAGAAGAATGTAGCCAGAGAGCAAATACATTTGAGGAGGCTTGTAAGCAAGAGAAGATAGAACATGTAGGCGAATTAAAATCAGTTCAACAGGTTTTTGATCTGGAAGAAAATGAGAAGAGATTAAGAGTAGTACAGGAGCAAAATAAATCTGAGAAGAAAGTTGAAGTATCTCATGAGCAGGAAAAATGGGAAGAGACACTAACTTATTTTCACGAACCAATGAATTATGTGGAAACTATTGAGACCCAAGAGcttgagaaaaatgaaaacgTGAAGAGGCAGATAGAGGGTCAAGAGTGGGTACAAAATGTGAAGAAAGTAGAAGCATCCCATGAACAGGAAATTTTTGAAGAGACGCTTACAGATTTTCAAGAACCAATGAATTTTGTGGAAAATATTGAGACCCAAGAGTTTGAGGAAAATGAAAACATGAAGAGGCAGACAGAGGCTCAAGAGTGGGTAGAAAATGTGAAGAAAGTAAAAGCATGCCATGAACAGGAAACTTTTGAAGAAAAACCAGGAGATCTTCAGGAACCaataaattttgtgaaaaacattGAGACCCAAAAGTATGAGGAAAATGAAATCATGAAGTGGCAAATTGAGGCTCAGGAGTTGTtaggaaatgaaaagaaaggaaaactggTTTGTGAGGAGGAAGACATTGAGAAGGAAAACATCGAGACCCAAGAGTTTGAGGATAATGAAAACATGAAGAGGCAAATAGAGTCTCAGGAGtatataaaaactgaaaaaaatgcaaaagagGCTTTTGAGGGGGAAGACATTGAGAAGGAACCAGAGGATGCCCACAAGCGAGAAGACACTGAGGAGGCTTGCAAACTGGAAATTGGCAAGGAGCAGAAAGATGCCCTCAGGGAGGAAGAAACTGAAAAGTGTATAGACAAAATTCATGAACAGTCAATAACTAAGATAAGATTTAATGACTTCCCCAATGAAGAAGAAACTAGGAATAGTCTTCAAGATACTGATGAGTTGGAAGGGAACGAGAAGCTTCAAGAAGCTGGAGAAAATGAGGAGTTATTTAAAGGTGATACTGATCAGATTGAAGAAAAAGTGGAGAGACAAAATGAGATTTACAAATGGATAGAAGAGAAGAGATTGAAAGTGGCCCAAGAAACTCTTAATTATGAGGAGATCAATCTTGAGGCAACTGATAATAAATGTAAGCAGGATGGAAGTGAAAACCTAAGCAAAAGTCAGGAAGCCAGTAGGCATATAGAAAATGATGGAGATGTGGAATTAATTTTAGAGGTACCAGCACAAGAAGAAGATGGGAGTACAATTGAAGTAAATAAGGCTTTCATTAAACAGGAGGAGAATGGAAGACAGACAGAAGCAGTTAAAGATGAAAAGGTCGTGAAAGAGGCCGAACTAGCTCTTCATCAGGAGAAAAGTCTTGAGGCGACTGATGGTGGGTGCGAGCAGGATGAAAGCGAGAACAAAAGCAAAGATCAGGAAGTGAGCAGACATATAGAAAATGAACAAGCAGTCAAAGATGAAAGGGTGGTGAAAGAGGCCGAACAAGCTCTTCATTATGAGAAAAATGTTGAGGGATGTAAGCAGGATGAAAGAGAGAACCTAAGCAAAAATCAGGAAGCAAGCAGACATATTGAAAACAAGAAAGATGTGGAATTAAATCCAGAGGTGCCTGTACATGAAGAGAACAGGAGTACAGTAGAGGTAAATACAGCTTCCTTTGAACACAAAGAGAATGGAAAAGAGACAGAAGTagttaaagaagaaaatgacaTTGAGGATAAGGAGATACTTGAAACAGATGGTTTTCCTCAAGATGCCTTTATACACTCTGAGATGAAGCAGCAAATGGAAGATACAATAAAGACCATTGTTTTTTACTTGAATGGGGTAGATTTTGTTAAAACTGACATGAGCTTTGGGCAAAAACAACCTGACCAAAATGCGGAAGAACAAAAAATAGTCTGCAATCTGGGAAGGAACATTGAAGAAATGGATCCTGAACTGGGGGAAATTTATGAGAATGTCAAGGAAGTTGAATTTTCTGCAGATCAGGAAGAAGAAGTGAATATTTCTACCTCTTCTCATGAGGATAGATGGGATGATGATAAGAACAAACTGAACCAAACTGAGCAACCCAGCTTGATTGAAGGCGaaagaaaaagtaaggaaaCAACTGAGGAGATCAAAATAACCCAGATTACCAACAAATGTGAGCAGAATCATCAATCAACCCTGACAATGGAAGAGAAGGAAAGTAATGATACTTTGCAAAAGGAAGTGGAATTGGAAAAGGAGcaccttaaaaaaatagatgaagcaaaagagagggagaaggaaagagaaagagagaagatgGCTGTTGAAAGAGCCATCCGTGAAGCTCGTGAAAGGGCATTTGCTGAAGCCCGAGAAAGAGCAGAAAAGGCTGCTGCGGAGAGAGCAGCTGCTGAAACTCGTCGAAGGGTAATGGCAGAGGCCCGAGAAAAGTTGGGGAAGACTTCTGCTGAGGTTAATGAAAAGTCGGCAGCTGAGAAGGCTGCTATGGAAGCCAAACTTAAAGCTGAACGTGCTGCTGTAGAGAGAGCAACTTTAGAGGCTCGAGAGCGTGCCCTAGAAAAAGCACTGTCTGAGAAGGCTGCATTCAAGGCAAGAAACCAGGCTGAAAAGTTTGTTGGTGAGAAACTTTCTGGTGCTTCCAGAGATAATGGAATGAGGCAGAGCTTTTCGGCCAAT GATCTACAACAAAGAAACTCATGTCCTACCAGCAATTCAAGATACCCCAATTCTTCAAGTCATGGTGGCGGGTCATATT CTTCCCACTCTACTGAGAGATTTGATGGATCTAATGGTGAATCTAATGGTGAATCAGTTCAGAGGTGTAGAGCCAGGTCTGAGAGGCATCAAAGAATAGTAGAACGCGCA GCAAAAGCTCTTGCAGAGAAGAATATGCGTGATCTTCTTGCACAGAAGGAGCAAGCTGAGAGAAAT AGATTAGCAGAAGCACTTGATTCTGATGTCAAAAGGTGGTCGAATGGGAAGGAAGGGAACTTGAGGGCATTGCTTTCAACCCTACAATAT ATACTTGGGCCTGATAGTAGTTGGCAGCCAATTCCTCTAACAGATATTATTACGACTAATGCTGTAAAGAAAGCTTACCGTAAAGCAACTCTTTTTGTTCACCCTGACAAGCTGCAGCAGAGGGGTGCAAGCATTCAGCAAAAGTACACTTGTGAAAAGGTTTTTGATCTTCTAAAG GAGGCTTGGAATAGATTCAATGTGGAAGAACGGTAG